Below is a genomic region from Fundulus heteroclitus isolate FHET01 chromosome 5, MU-UCD_Fhet_4.1, whole genome shotgun sequence.
TCCAGCCTTCTGGAAAtgtgattatttaaaaatatacatactgCTCTGTAACCTGGCCAGACAGGTTGATGTTTAGCACTGTAGTTTTGGACATTATCAATCTTGgtctgctccatttgaatctgttcggagaaaggagggaatttcagcagaactctctgagctgattggacaaaACGAGACCTattgcccgcctaccaaaggttggttttagccaatcacggaatgaaattaaaacacaaGCAGTAGATTTTATGAGAAACCACCAGAAgataagctagtcaaggcatttCTTactgttctactatcaaagaaTAAACTGGAaattcagctgtgggctcagccgctCTTGCTTTCGTGGCACtgatgtcccgccttaaacctcaatactgcaatgtgattggcccgaaccgtttttagTTCGGCACacgatggattcttgtgtgtttgtgaacgcacaaataccgctaGAATCCATCTTGCAGGCAAAGTTAACCGCTCTGagtttttaaacagattttcttgttttatattttttgtatgcGTCTGCAGCAAGGCGAGCCGTTCATTACTCCAGTCTGTCTTCGATCAAATCCTCAGGTAATACTTTGCTTAAATTTTATTGCTTAATTTACGTCTGGAATATCTGCAGCTGTagctcaaaatgttttttttaaggcctGTCCAAGGGGAAATATTTCTGGACATGTATCTGCTGTTTTTAGATTTATAATTGGTTACActatttgcataaaaatgtaacaatctATTCCCTTTAGAGTGAATAATACATAAACACATCAGAGCTGCACAAGAATGCTCCATGTTCATATTTTGACCTTTTGCatgtgtcctttctgcagtAAATGGTGCCTCAGCTCACAGGTCCACTAAGTCCTCCACCCCGTCTCCCACCAGCCCATCCCCACGAACCATCCTCTGTTTAAAGGTACTTGCTCTCACATGGATGGCAGCTCAttggttgttttcttttaattgcaaAGTGACctctaaatatattttcacatgaaGAAATGTGCTAATAACTTCAAAAGGTTACAGTTCATGCTTCTTAGAAGGCAGTTTTTTCACCTTCACTGACCCAATCAGTTGTTTTTCTGTATTAATCTGGTGTGTTGAAGAGGAGGACAATCTGAAATAAGCAGAACGGGATGAAACGGGGTGGGTTGGTGCTCTGCCATGTAGTTTTTATAGtgttattacttttaaaaatgacataTTAATGCCAGCAACCTTGTCAGTGATGGAGGCCGCTGGCAGACCtcctctgcagttcctccattCCTTTATCAAAGTCACAGATGTATTGTTTCAGATCAGTTTGTAGACTAATGAGTTTTCATGATGTGGTTGATGACTTTGAAAGTTGCTGATAAGAAACCGAATGAGGAAGGATGAGAATATTATCCAAACACTGCAGAACCCTCACTTTCACAGATTCACCTTCACTGGTGGACATGCACAGAACTATTTATAGGAGGAAAAAGGTTTTTTATGTACCTCACCaggaaaaaaaccaaaaaacattttaaagcaatcCGCACTGATAACTTGCTCTTAAAGGCtgcctttttgtttaaaaatgtaattaatacaTCAAAGTAACAagtcttatttatttacaattagATGAAAAGTTAGGAGAAAAATAGTGTAATTGCCTTCTTTTAGTTAAAACTGCTGTGCATCGCAGCATTTTTGCAGttaacaaataaattattaatagtATTAATGCTTTTATGTGAGGTATAAATGGATTTGTCATCTCAGATGCCTTGAAATTTTTAAAAGGACAATTTTTACATTGAGAATCAgatgtgcatttatttttatatgaagATACTGACTGCTCTGTTGGAGTGGAgggaggataaaaaaaagctttatagaATATGTCCTGATTTATTTAGATGGTAtaatacaaaatttaaaaaaatttattatatttttttacctgtaaCATTACATTACATGTTAGTCTAAATGTATAGAccaaaattaagataattttattattttgttacattaaaaataaaaacaagtctcTTGATTAGCAGATTGCAGTTAAGGCAACAAGTTGTAGAGCTTTACAGCCGgtaaaatacttaaatttttacttttttaatgtttgcgtTCTACAGATCCCTCCATCACCTCATAGCTCCTCCCCTAATGTGAATGGAAACGACTCGCTTAACAATCATCCGGAGCAACCGGTCCAGCCGAGTCCAGAAGGTAAATGTTCTGCACATCATCTGATGGTTTTACTtttataatttagtttttattggCAGAGGCAAAGGCATGTTGAAGCTCAGCTGTAACATTTGCCTCCTCTctgcagttaatggaaaccaGCACCCAGCAGCCTCCGGCATCTTGGAGAAATACAGCGTTGGCAAGGTGATAGGAGACGGTAACTTCGCTGTGGTCAAAGAGTGTGTGGAGAGGTAAGAGGTTCATGTGGAAATGTGAAAGGCTCAGTCGTCAGCAGTGAATCAAGGCTAGCATCCCATCTTGGATAAAGGAGGAAAcatgttgttgttgatgtttcAGAACTATTATGGGGTTGATCATAACAGTTCTTATATATAGTTCTGACTGTGTGGTTAGATTTTCACTAAACGTGGTACATAAATGTCTTTATGTACCTCAGTAAATGCTCCATATTTCATCATTGCTTACCTAAAAATAGAGTGTTACTAGCCAGACCCTCTTTATTAGCCTCAGTTCAGACATAAAACATGTACTGATTGTTTTCAGTCAGTCGAGTTTTAAATGGGGTTTATCTACCAAATGGCCTCCTAAACTcacttttctgctgtttgcGTTTTCTGTCCAAATGCAAAACAAGtttcagtggaaaaaaacacaaaaatgactgtaaaacaaaacaaaaactcttcTGTTTCCGTATGGCCTGGATATCCATAAATTATTAGAAACAATCATAGACCTACTTTCCACAGGTTCCATATTGCTGTCCGTGTTAAAAGTCATAAATCCCTCTTTCTGTCTGTCAACGGGGAAACCTGGATACATGTTGGCCTAAACActctctgcagctctttttGGGATATATATCCTGCAAAAAacaccaagatacttgaactctgCCTAGTGGGAGCAGCCTAAATTGTTGTGGCAGAGAACCCTGATCTCTGACTTATAGCTTAAAAAAAGCCAAAGGATCCATatgttcaaaaacaaaagaggagaTCCTGAATTTCCCAAGATTTACCatttaggatttttattttctagctGATCCCAAACGGACTAAATATGCATCTCTGTTTACTGTTGTCCAATTAATTTTCAACGTAGGTCCTACCCTGCTCTTTGTTCTGCAGTAATGTCCATTTGAAACTTGAAGGGATCTAATAAGTTTGTCCTGGCAAGCTAAAAGCAAAGACGAATGATTCAGTTTGTCAGCTCTCTATCTAACAAGGAAATTATTCATTATCATTTTTTAAAGTCTGAGTAATGAGAGTGAATTATAATCATTAAGGTATTTGCTTTCTGACCACACTGTAAgataacctgactccgccagatagatttgctccgcatatccatctggaaaccttccgttgaagtaattttgggaaggggcgaaaatactggttagctgattggcctatgttggtgatagacgggccaaataaaccaatcagatcaacgaagcatatgacgtactcgtcaacatgcttcgtcgtcgctcgtaacagagcgacgatgaaaacacaaccacaagccaagctactcttgctgctgcaggtaaaggctcgttagctcagcagagaaatactctgtaattccgataaaacttgctctatagcgacgctaacgctagtttcatcggctgaagccgccatgttctttagactgaactgtcgcgcttctcgttgcgtcacacctcaacccgcctcaaagccaacgctgattggacgttcgtttggtgaacggctccaaattttctttaacggagagtagccagactgatctgcgagtgaaaccttgaaagctcgcgagatcaggatggtctcacgaggctgtAACTGTAAGATGGCGTTGGAATAATAtgcttctttaaaaaacaaaacttgattTATCATTTTTTGGTTGTGTTTTGTCTTTCTTGCAGTTGTATAGaagcatgtttgtttgtttgtttttttcaaaatgaaagGGGACATATCttgcttttcacatttaaatcatttagttgTGGTCTATAAAAGGTGGAACTTCAAcgttttggtctgaatttctcctttgcccctgttctgaggtgtgtctgagacaTTGCTGTTCAAAAGACGTAATGGGGCATGGATAAAACTGAAAAGCTTGAAAATTTTAACCCAAAAAAGAATGTAAAGGTatctacgcagctcctggaaagactacattcaacttttttGCACTCAGAGAGACTCTAATacacaatacatttatttaaggagtaaaaaagtggattttgcacgatatgttccctttaaatgtttcagattatcaaacaaatgttaaaatcaaagaaaattagTAGATTAAAGAATGCATTTTTAGATTATGATTTACTTTACTGGGGGAAAAGGAGCTGGCTGAAAACCACTGCAGCTGTTCTGGCTGCAGCGCTTTGAAAAGAAGCGACTGGCTTGGTGTTTATCTCCAGGTTGGGCGGGTTCTGTTGGGTCATTACTGAAGTATCTGATCCCTGCTGAGTCTCTCTGTTTCTGCGCTGCAAGCTGTAATGAGGCTTTCTTTTGAATTACACATTTTATAGCTGCTTCAGTGCCAATTTTATCGTTCACTCTTATTGCTCTGTTTCTGTTCAGGTCCACGGGGAAAGAGTTTGCTCTCAAGATAATCGACAAAGCCAAATGCAGTGGAAAGGTTTCAatctaaaccttttttttcatgtataaTCTGCctttaaattcactttttaTATGTTTAAGAAGGGCACACGCGTAACGACAGGTCATATGTTTGTGTTCCACTCTGCACTATTAACACCTGCACAGAACAGGGTAACAGAACCGGGTAAAATGAGGATCTTTGACCCCCACAGTCTGACTGAGTTGGTAATTTTCTATTAAACATCCCCTGACTCAAGCTTTTACTGGCAGGCATTAACACACACTGAatcactctctctctcaacaTTAATATAAATCCATTAAAGGATTCAGCACATTTAATGTAATAGTGTAAAGATTTACTTTGTGAAGTGTAGAGTGCTTGGAAAAAGTATTTACCCATCtagaaaatgtgtctttttgttcttttggtaatttgtttgatgttttagatcaaactttatttaatcagagtaaaaatcagttttcaaaggatgatttcatttataaaaacaaaaactaagctGGGCCTGTATGTAAATGTAATTTCTCAATGTGGTAATTCTTGACTTTGCTGTAatcagacatttttcttttaatgtcaGTAGCTGCTCCCAGTCCTGATTACTGTCAACAACAAAAGCCACTTCTGGCCAAAATTCCCAcacaaaaattttaatatttgccaaaacaaaacatcctccaaggcttttaggaaaatattctgtggactgatgagacaaaggTGAAGCTTTTAGGGCGACGTGTGTCCTGTTAAATCAGCCATGAAATCAAAACTAAATTTTGGAAAAAGAACGTCGTGCAGGGTGGTGGCGGTGTGATGGTATGGgcctgctttgctgcttcagcatCTGGACCACTTGGCACAGCTgctggaaccatgaattctgctctctaccagAGAAAGTCCGGCCATTGTTTTGTGACCTGAAGCCCAAGAACACTTGGGTTTGGCAGCAGGACAATAATCTAAAGCAAGTCCAGCCATGAGTGGCTAAAAAAAGGAAGTCTGGACATAAATCAAGTTGTAAACATAAACGGCTGCTAAATCCTCCAGGGTGGCTGGATTAAAACaatctgcaaagaaaaatgggccAAAATGTGACGCAAAAGGCTCATTGCCAGGTATTTGCTTGGTAGCAGGTGGCACAACCAGTTCTTACATTTAGAGCTTGATTCCTTTGTGATGCAGATTCAGGTTTGTTTAGTTTGCTTTGTGccttttttataaatgaaatcctcatttgaaaactgccttTTGCATTTAATCAGGTCGTCCCTGTCTagtattaaaattagttttatcaTCCAAAACGCTGACCTGTGACCAGAAAAGAGCTCCGTTCTCCCAGCTCTGTGCGCTCGCTCATGTGGACCGTCTGCCTTCCAGGAGCACCTCATAGAGAATGAAGTGGCTGTGCTGCGTAAGGTGAAGCACCCGAACATCATCATGCTGATCGAGGAGCTGGACACGCCCTCCGAGCTGTGTCTGGTCATGGAGCTCGTAAAGGTGCGCCGGGGGCAGAACCTTGGCCGGGTTGTGCGTGTCTGCATCTGTATCAACTTTCTTTAAACGTCCCGCAGGGAGGGGACCTCTTCGACGCCATCACGTCCTCGGCTAAGTACACAGAGAAAGACGCCAGCACCATGGTCTGCAACCTGGCTGCAGCTCTGCTGTACCTGCACAGCATGAACATCGTCCACAGAGACATTAAACCCGAGAACCTGCTGGTACGCACGCGATCGCATCACAAAGTGCATCCAAACACGGCGTTTTTTCAACCGCCTGTTTGCTTTCAGGTGTTTGAGCATCCAGACGGCTCAAAGTCCCTGAAACTCGGAGACTTTGGCTTGGCCACAGTAGTGGAGGGGCCGCTGTACACCGTGTGTGGGACGCCGACGTATGTGGCTCCAGAGATCATTGCTGAGTCAGGGTGAGCTGGATGTTTGGTCACACATCAGGTGTTGTGGTGCAAAAACATAagcatcaatttaaaaaaaagcatatttcacTCTTCTTCCTGTTCTTAAAAGGGATTAAACCCTTTTAGGAGCTAAATATtctcataaaataaatgtattactttCTCTTTTCTTGCAGTTATGGTCTGAAGGTGGACGTTTGGGCCGCGGGTGTGATCACCTACATCTTACTGTGTGGCTTCCCCCCGTTTAGAAGGTCGGATGTtgattcagctgtttttttttttctagcttcaTGATAAAAGGGATCTGTTTGTTCTTGGGGTTTGTTACATTATCAGAATTTCACAGCAATAAGTGGCTTGGAAAGGTTTTCTTCTAAGGTTTGGACAGATGCTCGGACCATGATCTATGATTTTCCTTTTCCTCCTCTTAAAAGAGAACAGTATGTAGATTTTGAAGTTGCTTTGTATTAAATTGATTTGATTTACTGTCCTTGAACCGTTTTGTCAGTTGAAAATCATTGTTAATCAGCTAAAAATAGTTATACAATGGGGCCGCTCCTAAGGCTAGTCTTCATTCAAAACatgattttaattttcatgCTCAAGCTTTTGGTTTAGAAAACGGTTTTTAATGTCAAAGGTGCAATGTTATCATATAATTGATaatgctgcatatgtaaattctccaaagaatttcattaaaaaaaataatgtcaggccaaatgtccctcctcagtaaaagctCTACCCAGATGACtttgctctgattggctacaaccatatttagAAAACCAATCAAATTCAGCCACTCTTCTGTGATTATTTCATCCTTCAGAAGTGAGTGGAAACTTCATGACTACCCTCGGACATATCAGCTCTcctttttagtaaccgctgtgaagttTAGCTCGAGGTTGAGTTTTGGAGATTTGCACTTCCTGTTTGAGCCGATACAgagaggctgatctggggctgacgTCTTCTCGCTGCTccgccttcctcctctccaGTCAGACATGCCGGTGCTTCAGCTGAGTGGAAGGGGGACGGCtttttgcttgatggtgtgctctgattggacaaTATGAATTATGTAGAAAGACGACTGTTTTTTCTGATGTAATCGTTTTTGAAGAAAGCTGACCGCCCCTGAGCCGGCCCTTTATTACTCATCAGTGCACtgcagatcatattataccaCCAGAGCAtcagaaaaaatgtattttaaagatTTCTCTTAAAATTTGTAATCTTAAAAGCAAGaatggttttataaataaaatgtaagatataaaaaaaagtttaaaataaagatttaaaataagcaaaacttGTACAAtgatgaacatttaaaaatgaataagaGAAATTAATACACAAAGTATTAACAGTTTTAAATTGATGCTTAAGATAAATGTTTTCAAACGTGTAATACATCAAATAGCAGATAAAGGCTGCTGGATTATGATTTAGGCGTCAGTTTTGGCTGCAGCagtaaaatgtgtttacattCTGTCTTTTAATGAAGTGAGAATAACCAGCAAGAGGAGCTGTTTGAGCAGATTCTTCTCGGGCAGCTGGACTTCCCTTCACCTTACTGGGACAACATTACCCACTCAGCTGAGGTGCGTACACGACATACAGCACTTTGCAAAGGTTTAAACAACCCTGGATGTTTTTTAAGTCctgaaagtttttctttttttttttttttttttaaagagttgaCAGTATTAGGTGCAGTTTGATGGACTAATGTCAAACTGCAGTGGCCGACATGTGCAATGTGCAGCACGCACACAAATGATGCAAACTCCCAACGCAAACacgctgcaaaagaaaaatgttgcaagcacaaaaaaatagacgtgagcaaaatgaaaaatgttgcatgtaCCGAAAACAGCaagttgaaaaaaacagaagcatcAGACTACCAGGTACTCAAATACTAGCTACGTGAAAACGCTGATATTCTGTATTACTTTAAACAATTTTGTTcacatgtttaaaaacagacatgagCGACAACATAAGAGTTGACCAAGTCAGACCAGACCCTCTGTGATCCCCAGAAgaacttgaagagaagaaagaaaactttAGTGGTCTGGCGTACTTCATTTTTTTAGAGCTTGTTTGCAGCATTTTTTAAAACCTGCTATTGTTTCTGGTACTTGAAGCATTTTCATTTTGCTCTTTTCTATGTTCTTtgattgcagcattttttttttttttttttttttttgtgtgtgtgttttggagtcGGCATCTTTTGTGTCTGCAGCCGTTGGTCACCGCATCAAACCGATATTgatattttcataatttttcatAGCAAGAAGAACATgtctgtaaataaatgtttttagatgtcccgttaaaaaaatgctttagaaTTTGTGTTTTGTACTGTAATGTCAGCTTTGATCACCTGGCGTTGCTGTAATGGAAGACCTGACTAACTGCTACAGTCTGAACTTTGGCAATGCAGTGATTGAAATGCAGTCATTCAATCAATTCTCTCTGACTGTAAAAGTTCAAACGCACAAGACTTGTGCTCCTTTAATGAGTACCGTTAACTCTGAAAACAAACTGCTCATTAAAGCAACCTGTTATCGTGGGGATGTCGCTGTACCAGCTGCAGTCATTTACACCCGACACAGTAAAGATCTGATGGTGCAGCATGCTGCTAGAAATCATCGGGACTTCGTCAAGAAACAACCCAATTCTGCAGAGTTTGACTGAAGATTAAACTCCTATATAAAACCAAAACCAATTTCTGTTTTCtaaatttgttttgctgttctgtTGTAAATCTGACTTTATCGCAACAAAATCCCCAATACGACAAACTAGTTCTGCAGAATACAGGAACGCTAgttacaaaaaagtaaaaaaataaaacaactggacttttttccgaagtttgaagacgttttgcttcctatccagaaaactttctcaatttaaaatgtctggagtaatgtggagttccaagctttatagtgctgcccaacaaaggccttgtgatggcttagataacatgcagattgaaacgaaactggtccaccccttagtaacgGGGAGTTGTTaaggtcattgttggcctgcaaaTGTAACCGAAATTCAGCCTGCATATTCGGTTGCATGTTACCTAAGCTATTACAAGGACTTTGTTGGGCAgcactataaagcttggaactccacactactccagacattttgaattgagaaagcttcctggatagacagagaaacgtcttcaaacttcggaaaaaagtccagttgttgttgttgttgtttttttacttttttggaatgaccatgacctggatgactgagaatcttcaccagcatagaGTAACGCTAGCTGCAGCTAAGGCGCTCCAGCTGTGAACATTTGGGTTTTTAATCGGCTGATTTTCTGTGCATCTCAGGGCAGCTTTTATTTCCATAGCGATTTACAAACAAGCAGGAGTTAAAGCAAAGTTCTGCACAGTTTGCACTTAAAGCACGGTTAGAGCAAAATGTCCCCAGTGGTAAATATTTGCTATAAGTCACGTTGACAAGCCTAATTTTGCTAACGGTAGGAGGTAGAGTCGAGTTAAACCTCTGCTGCGGTTTCCACCCAGGATCTGATCCGAAAGATGCTGCAGGTGAACGCAGAGAGTCGATATACGGCGAAGGATGTCCTCGCACACCCCTGGGTCACGGTACTCCCACACCAGCCTTTTAGCTGCATAGACACAGCCTGAAACGTGGAGCGCCTGTGACTAAAGGCGGTGTCTGTGCTGCATTAGGACGACGCAGTGACGGAGAACAACATGAAGACCGAGGTCTCAGGTAAACTGAAGACGCACTTCAACACGGCACCCAAGCAAAGCAGCACCACGGCGGGGGTGTCCATCATCGTGGTAAGCCGCCGGAAGCCAAACACGCGCGCCACATTTCTAGATTAGCTAAAACCGGAGCTAAGCTTTGACATGGGTTTTATCGGAGCTGACAAGCAGCTGATTAGGACGGCGAATGTTTGACCCCAAACCCGAAGATTTGCTTTCCCCTCATCATCCAGACGGGCTTTA
It encodes:
- the dclk2a gene encoding serine/threonine-protein kinase DCLK2 isoform X3 — encoded protein: MSLSRSIEFEHFEERDRPQRAPRTNSGSGSHSGSKGNGLVPSPAHSAHCSFYRTRTLQSLTSEKKARKVRFYRNGDKYFKGLVYAVSSDRFRSLDALLMELTRSLSDNVNLPQGVRTLYAVDGGRKITSLDELVEGESYVCASNEPFRRVDYTKNVNPNWSVGSRTGTSRSLTSLNQLRSELQRESKEFIKPKLVTVIRSGVRPRKAVRILLNKKTAHSFEQVLTDITDAIKLDSGAVRRLYTLEGKQITCLQDFFGDDDVFIACGPEKYRYAQDDFVLDHSGKASTALMTECKGLKSLSRSATPNRTAKSPGLSRRSKSPGSARRAVHYSSLSSIKSSVNGASAHRSTKSSTPSPTSPSPRTILCLKIPPSPHSSSPNVNGNDSLNNHPEQPVQPSPEVNGNQHPAASGILEKYSVGKVIGDGNFAVVKECVERSTGKEFALKIIDKAKCSGKEHLIENEVAVLRKVKHPNIIMLIEELDTPSELCLVMELVKGGDLFDAITSSAKYTEKDASTMVCNLAAALLYLHSMNIVHRDIKPENLLVFEHPDGSKSLKLGDFGLATVVEGPLYTVCGTPTYVAPEIIAESGYGLKVDVWAAGVITYILLCGFPPFRSENNQQEELFEQILLGQLDFPSPYWDNITHSAEDLIRKMLQVNAESRYTAKDVLAHPWVTDDAVTENNMKTEVSGKLKTHFNTAPKQSSTTAGVSIIVPQGNGMY